CGCTGCGACGTCGACTTTTCATCCATGGTGGGCAGCCGGAGATCAGCGTTCGGATAGTATCGGCAGACCAGGGATCAATCCGATGCGCTATGTCATGACACATCATATTACGGAAGAAAAGCTCGCTGATCTGCATGCCATTGCGGAGTCGACGGATATTAACGCCTTCAGCAAACTTCTCATCGAGGAAGGCTTCATGAACGATCCGGGAAAGGAGATCTTTCTGTTCGGAAATGCACGTTTCATGGTAAGCGACGAAGAGGGGACGACTACCCAACCGCATCCGCGCGATCTGAACAGAATCGTCAAAACGATTGAGGAGGCAAAAAGGCGGGCTGATTACGTCATCGTGAGTATTCACGCTCACGAGATGAAGGGGGAAGAAAAAGAGGTTGCGGCCGATTTCTTGCCTGCTTTTGCAAAAGCTTGCATCGATGCAGGCGCTCACGCAGTGGTAGGACACGGCCCCCATTTATTGCGTGGTATTGAAATCTACAACAATCGGCCGATCTTTTACAGCTTGGGAGATTTTATTTTTCAGACAGAGGCTGTTACGAGTCAGCCCGCTGATTTCTACGAGCACTATGGCCTGGATCATACCCATAATGTAGCAGATGCGTTGGAAGCGATGAGTGCCAACTACACGCGCGGACTCTGTGTGCACAAAGAGGTGTGGGAGTCGGTTATTCCTTTATGGAAAATGCAAGATGGTGAACTGCTCGAACTGGAGCTACATCCGATTGAATTAGGGTTTGATCTGCCTGTACATCGGATGGGGTGGCCGAAATTAAGCGGGGATACCTCAATCTTAGAGGGGCTCAAAACTTTGAGTGAACCATATGGCACAGTGATTGAGATCACAGATGGAATTGGTCGCGTGAGGCTTTCAAAATAGCGGGAAACAGCGGTAGTCTATTTCCTACACAATGGAGTGATTCACATGATGGCCAGAATCACAATGATTTTGTTATTTGTGCTATACATGATCAATTATGCGGATAAAACGATTGCGGGATATTCTGCCGTGCCCATTATGACTGAATTTTCATTGAACGAGAAGGATTGGGGACTTGTTGGAAGCAGTTTTTTCTGGTTTTTCTCCCTTGCCGGGATTATAGGCGCGGCGCTGTCGGATCGCATCGGGACGAAAAAAATGCTGGCAGTCATGGCACTGTCCTGGACAGTCATCCAACTCGGCGCTTATGCGATCGCGGGTTTGCCAATGCTTGTTGTAGCGCGGGTATTGCTTGGAATAGGCGAAGGGCCATTTTGGGCAACGGTTGTCAGCCATTTGAACAAATGGTTTCCTGAAGAAAAGCGTGGACTGGTTTATTCAACCGTGAACTTCGGTGCTTTTGTCGGTGCGGTGGCATCCGCACCGATGATTGTCGCGCTAATTGATAGCTATGGATGGCGATTTTCCTGGGCATTTATGGGCGCACTCAGTCTGATATGGCTCTTGGTCTGGCTGTGGATCGGAAAAGAAAAACCACTTGTCAGCGTCGCACCTGCAAAAGTCGAAGCTCCCACCTTATCAAAAGCGAAGTGGTCAGATATATCCGGTATCTTGATATCATCCACGTTTTTATTCTGTTTTTTAATCTATTTCGCACAAATATGGGGGACCACCTTCGCATCCGTATGGGAGCCTGTCTATCTCGTCAAGGTTTTCCAATTTACGAATCAGGAAATGGCCTATGCGATTGCTGGCACGGGACTTTTAGCTGGACTGATGACCATACTAATTTCATCGATTGGCGATCGTTTCTTTAAAAAGCACCGCAGCTATCGCAAATCATACGTTCTGGTTGGCGGTGTTTCGATTATTTTAGGGGGGGTGTGCTTTTACAGTGTTACTCTCGTTCAATCTACCGTACTTGTCTTAATCCTCCTGTGCCTAGGAAAAGGGTTTGCTTTTTCTGTGGGTACAGCTGCCTCTGTCATCGTCAGTAGCTTGGTGCCGGAACGAACGGGACTTTTGGTAGGCGTGTTGTCCAGCCTGGTTACGTTGGCAGGGATCATTTCGCCGCTGGTCACGGGCTCTATCGTTCAATCAGCGGGAGATATTGGCACTGGTTTTGGCAACGCCATGATCGTCAACGGCTTGCTCTTTATCATTTGCGGCGTGCTTTTTCTGCTCTTTGTGAAGCGCAATGAACAAGTCAGTCAATCAGCACCGCCAATCTCCCATGTTTCCTAAAAGTAATACTTTATTGGCTTGGCTTCAGATGTTAAAATTTTCTGAAAAGGAGGTAGATGTGTGGTGTATCATTTGAATGAAAGCCTCATGCAGAGCGCGAAACAGTTTGCGGATCGTCCAGCCTTGGTCTATATGGGAGAAACGACGACGTATGCAAAATTCAATCAGCAGGTCGAACATCTCGCAGCTGGACTTGCCCAGCACGGGATTGGAAAAGGGGATGCTGTCGCCCTGCTCATGGATAATCGGCCGTCTTTTGTAAGCGCTTACTATGCGATACTCCGCGTAGGAGCAGTCGTTGTTCCCATGAACCCCATCTATACGGCGCGCGAAATTAGCTTTATTCTATCGAACAGTAAAGCAAAAGCAGCCATTGCCTTATCCGCGTTGCAGCCGATACTAACCCCGATGAAGGACCAAATAGAAGATTTACAGCTACTCATCTACACGGAATGTATTGAAAATGAAATAACGATCGATCAGCTTGAACAGGAAGGGCAAGGATCAGAGGTAGGCTACGCGGAGCAGGAACGAAACGAAGATGACCTCGCTGTTATTCTGTACACATCAGGTACGACTGGCCAGCCAAAAGGAGCGATGCTCTCCCACCGCAATATGGCATCGAATGCTGATGCGATGGGGACATTGTTCGAGCTGGTACCCGAAGATCGCATGGTCGCCGTACTCCCGATGTTTCACGTCTTCTGCATGACGGTGTGCATGAATGGACCGATTCGAGCGGGAGCGGCCATTATTATCGTGCCAAAATTTCATCCGGTAGACGTCCTCCAAACGATTCGTGAGCAAAAAGCCACATGTTTTGCAGGCGTTCCGACCATGTACAACTATCTACTTCAGCTGCCGACTGCGACAAAAGAAGATTTCTCCTCCATCCGAATATACTGCTCGGGAGGTGCATCTATGCCGGTCGAGCTCCTGCACAAATTCGAAGCGAAATACGATGCCAAGGTACTGGAGGGCTACGGTTTGTCCGAGGCAGCCCCAGCTACAACATTCAATCCATTGCACGGGATCAGAAAGCCAGGATCGGTTGGAATCGATATCCCGCTTGTGAAGAACAAGGTCGTCGATCCCGAAGGAAACGAAGTCGCACGTGGAGAAGTGGGTGAGCTGGTAGTACAAGGGCCCAACGTCATGATAGGATACCTCGGTTTGCCAGATGATACGGCCGCAGCGCTTCGAGATGGTTGGCTGTATACGGGAGACATGGCCCGTATGGATGAAGAAGGATATGTGTACATCGTTGACCGCAAAAAAGACATGATTCTCGTTGACGGCTATAACGTGTACCCGCGTGAGGTAGAAGAAGTGTTATACCAGCATCCTGCGATTATCGAGGCGGCTGTGATCGGAATTCCTGACGAGGTGCATGGCGAGGCAGTCAAGGCATTTGTGGCATTGAAGGAAATAGCGGTTTCTCAAGAGGATATCATGGCGTTTTGTCGTGACAAGCTGGCGAAATACAAAGTTCCTCGTCAGGTCGAAATTGTAGCAGAGCTTCCCAAAAACAGTACGGGGAAAATCTTGCGTCGCTCGTTACGCACCTCTTAAACGATCGCACGATGAAATGAAAAATGCCAGCTCACACAATGATCCTTTTGTTGTAAGCTGGTTTTTTCGTGTCACGGAGGTACACGAGTTTGGGTTTGTAGAATGTAGAACGGGATGTGGAGGTGTTTGGGTTGCTGCGTTTGATTTTGCGCCCGAATTGCAAAATATGCCAGGCGAATACGCACCCACAGTCGGCTGTATTTTTTTGGTATTAGATGACGAATAGCCAGCAAGTAGGGAAAAAACTAGCCTTGGCGATCATGGACGAAGCAACATTACGAGGCTATTCATTCATCCGATTAGATTCGCTTCCTACGATGGAACAAGCGATTCAGCTTTACCGCTCGTTGGGCTTCTATCCAATTGAGCCCTATCGTTTTAATCCGATTGAAGGCACGCTGTATATGGAGAAAAAGCTCATATAAAAAGAAGATTAAACGCCAATTAAACCGGCTAGGCTTGTTGTTTGGTGAGGTCAGCCTCTCGCAATCTTTTCATCATGGGTAGCAGAACAAAAAATGGTCCAATGGACATTATGGCACTGAGAATATGTAGATAAAGAATCGCCTTATATAATAAAATGCCCACCGTTATTTTTTCATGTCCGGGCTAAATTCATGGACCCACACTCGCATTTGCGGCAGCCAAGGCATCCCAGGATGAGATGATAGAATGGATTGCTTATATTCCTCTACATTTGAATATCCCTCTTGCTTGGCATTATCATCGGTTAGCAGCTCGCCTATAAATCATTCATCCCCATAATGGAAAAGTCCTGTTTCAAAACCGAGGGCTTTTTGTGTTTGTTTAGCAGGATGAAAATATGTTAGCTACTAATTTTTCTGTAGCAGGGCTGAGGACTTTATTTTTTTTGCGGATTAATCCAACAGGTAAAGCGAATGAAATGTCATCGATGTCACGAATAGCGTATTCATGTGAATTGGCAACGAAATTGCTAGGTAGCATAGCAATACCAAACTCTTGTAATACAAGATTTAAAACCATCTCCACGTTTGCTGCATCGTAATTAGAGTGTAAATGAAAACCATGATGAAGAAAAACATGCTCTATTTTTCGCCGATAATCACACAATTGTCCAGTTAAAATGAAATTTTCATTTTCCAAATCACACATGTAAATTTTATCTTGTGTAGATAATGGATGGTCGATTGGCAGTATCAAACAAAGCTTTTCTTCATATAGCGGATAAAATTCAAGATTTAATTCGGGTGAAGGAGGGGGACATAAGGCAATATCAAGTTCGTTAGCGATAATCCGTTGACTAAATTGTTGGGTTACGCCACTTTCGATGGAAAGACAAATTTGTGGATGTTCTTTCATAAACGTTGTTAGTACGGAAATCAAATTTGTTTTGCCAATGGAATCAATTGCTCCAATCCGAATAAGTCCTTTCTGACCGATTGAAAATTCTTTTGCGGTTTGGGTGATTACATCCACTTGATTTAATAAAATATCTGCTTGTTCTTTCACAAGTCTTCCGGCTTCGGTTAGCACCATTTGTTTTCCTTTACGCTCAAACAGTTCGATGCCGAGATTTTCTTCTAATTGATTGATGTGTAGGGTGATGGTAGATTGTGCGTATTGCAGCAGATTTGCTGCTTTTATCTGACTACCACATTGGACAACAGCTTGAAATGTCTGTAACAAACGAATTTCCATAATTCATTTCTCCTGAAGAATAGTTCATTTTTGTTCATATTTACTAATATAACATCGTAAATTACTATTTATATAGAAGGAGATGATAACATGAAAGATTTATTTTCCGTTGATATCACAAACAGTGAGTGGAAATTTGTTATGGATGGTATAGAACAAATTCCATTACGAGATGAGAATGGTGAACTGCGTTATGTCGTGCGATTTGCACCGGGGGCAAAATTCCCTCAACATACGCATAAGGATACCGAGGAGTTATTCGTATTAGATGGAACTCTTATCAGCAATGATGTTGAGTATGGAGCAGGTTCTTATCTCTGTTATGGACCTAATACAAAACATGAACCATGGTCTGAAAAGGGTTGTTTGGTTCTTGTAATGGAGCGTAATGCTGGATAGTGTTTTTCAGTTTCTGTTTTTTTGTGTAGGAAATTATTAATTTTTATTGTTTTCATGCAAACATTGCCACATAGATTGGATACCTTCATTCTAAGAGGAAACCGCTCGAAAAGGAGCGGTTTTTTTATGTTGTGTGCCCAGCAAGCCGTCCATCAAGCGAAAATACCTGAAGTGATTGGTGGTCTGTACGCCGATGGTTGGAGTCATCATTGCTCACCTAGCTCATCGACGTATTGATGATTGCATGCGTAATTAAACCAGGCGGAACAAATGATTCGGATTATCACTTCTATTGGCTTGTCACGGATGGATCCAAAAGGGCCTCTCAACGATACAAACCTAGAATCTTTAGGTAGAGGGGAGGCTCTTTTCTGTTCTTTACACTCACCTTTATGTAAGTAACTGAACAAAATGTGCATACTTACAAATTTCCAGCAAGCATCTTATACTCATAAAACATCAAACCTTCAAGGAGGACCTTACTTTGAAAACTCTTGTCATCGTCACTCATCCAAGCATCGAAACATCCGTCATCAATAAGCGATGGGTAGAAGAACTCAAAAAATATCCAGAAAAGTATACCGTACACGAATTGCATAAGATTTATCCAGATGGAAACATTGATGTGGAAAAAGAACAACAATGGATTGAATCACATGGGAATCTTGTTTTACAGTTCCCGGTTTACTGGTTTAATTGTCCGCCACTCCTGAAAAAATGGCTTGACGATGTGTTCGCATATGGGTGGGCTTACGGTTCAAAGGGAGGCGATAAATTAAAGAATCGCAAAGCAGCATTAGCCGTATCTGCTGGAATTAGGAAAGAGGATTATCAGGAAGAGGGAAGATATCGGTATACACTGGAGCAAATATTGACCCCTTTTGAAACAACCTTCCGTTACTGCGATGCGGATTATCGTTCATTCTTTGCCTATTATGGTGCAGAGACAGAGTCAGGGGAAAATGAACCTGGTCAAGAGCTTGAGCCGACTGGCAGCATATTGGATAAGACCGCACAAGATTATGTGAAATTCATTGATAGCCTGTAAAAGGCCCCATGAAAAAAGAAGTATTTCCTCGTTTGGGGGAGATACTTCTTTTCATGTTAGAAACAATCATTATGCCTGCTGCTTTACAGCATTTTGAGGGGGTAAGCTGTTTTTCTCTCCCCAGTCGCACATCATATTTAACAAGGGGATGAGAGATAGACCACGCTCTGATAAGGAATATTCCACTTTGGGAGGGACTTGGGGAAATTCCTTGCGGATGATCAAGTCATCAGCCTCCAGCTCTTTTAACATCAAGCTCAGCGTTTTAAAGGAAATGGTACCGATACTTCGCTTCAGCTCATTATGCCGCATCACCTTATTTTCAGCGAGCCAATACAAAATGATCATTTTATATTTCCCGCCTATTAAAGACAATGTATAGCCAAAGCCAGTGTCTTTTAACTCTACACCGGTCGGAACACAGGTTTCACGCACAAAGTACACTCTCCTTTGGAAAGTAAGGTTGGTAAATGCACATACTTTACCATACATCATACTGCTATTTTAGGAAAGTGATGCCAAGCAAGAAACCTTTGAACGTTTATGATTCGACACTCTTTTGATGGCGCTCAAGCTTGCCAGGGCCTGCGTATAGTACGGTAAAGAAACCAATAACGCCGAAAATCAATCCCACAATATAACCATGATTGATGGCATTTCCTAGAGAGTCACTCAGAAAAGAATAAACATTCGGCTCGATTTTTAACGGCTCACGCATGAGAACTTCAGGATTAAGCAGATCAGCTACTTTTTCCAAGGAAATGCCATGTAATGATGCCCCTGTGGATACGATACTCGCATAATTTTGGTTCACAACAGCAGCCATGATCGATGCACCGAGTACGCCTCCCATGTTTCGACAAAACCCAACGATCGAGGAAGAAATACCGATATATTGTTTATCAACCGAATGCACGATCGCGTTTTGTGCAACGCTCATTAACGGCCCGATTGCAGCAAACCCGAGCAGAATCATCAAGAGTGTTAAGAAAAAGAAGGAAATGCCTGTTGAAACGTACATAAGCAAAATAGAACTGACTACACAAGCGAGCATAGAGAACGCCATGAGAGATCGAAAGGGAAATCTTGTTTGCAACATTCCGAATACCACGGCTCCTCCCGTCAAAGAGAGCATCAACGGGGTCAAAACACTATTGGAGTTCGGATATCCAAGTACGGCCACAGCGAAAATAGGCAAATAAGTGATAACAGCAAACATGATGGCACCTTGAGAAAGACAGGCGATACATGTCGCGACCACCATGCGGTTTTGAAAAATTTGAAAGGGGAGGATCGGTTCCTCTGCATGACGTTCTACCATGATAAAAGTGAACCCGACTATTACGGACAGGGCAAACAGGGAGATGATTGGCCACGAAGACCACTCATATACTTTTCCTCCCCATTCAAGCGCCAGCATGACTGCTATACAGGCGACAATTAATGTAACGGTACCCAAATAGTCAATCTTTGGCTTTGTATGGGAACGGGATTCTTTCAGGGAAAACAGAAGAGTGAAGAGAGACAACAAACCGATCGGAACATTGACATAAAAGCACCAACGCCACCCCAAGTAATCAGAGAGCAAGGTCCCGACTTGAGGTCCGGCGATAGAAGAGAGCCCAAAGATTCCGGCAAACACGCCAGAGATCCGTGCCGAATATTTCGGATCAGAGGATAGCGTAAATAGGATTGTGAAAGTAATCGGAAAGAGAGCCCCTGAACCAATTCCTTGAAGGGCACGGAAAACAATTAGCTGTTCGATGCTTTGGGCAACGCCACAAAGTGCCGAGCCAATGAGAAAAATCGTAATGCCAAGTAAGTAAAACAACTTGCGTCCAAAAAGATCGGACATTTTCCCGAAGATGAGCATCGTACTGGTTGCGGCTAATACGTACGAAGTGAAAACCCAGCTCATGCTTTCAAAGCCACCGATATCTTTAATAATGGGACTAATGGCCGCTGAGGTGATGGTATTGTCGAGGGAAGACATCAATAGGCCCAGTGCCATTGCAAGGATAATGAAGCGATTACGTTTTTCGAATCGTGACATAAAAAGCGAACTCCTCTCTCTTTTTTCTATTCATTTAGCAAACTTCGCTACAAGACTATTATTTGTGCATTCGTTTCTAATAAATAGGGAGAGAACAGTTGCAAATCAAACTTTACATCGTTGATGAATTTGACAAAAAAGCACAGTCAATCTTGACAAGCATATGATCGGGCGGTAATCTAACGCATCAGATAGGAATGAAACAAAAAACCGGGGAGTTGAAGCTCACCCGGTTTAACTGTTAAACGGTCGTTTAACTATACGTTACTTGGTGGCGTAATTTTCGGCTGCCATGCAAATATAGTAGCTTAATCCCGTTTGCTGTTCTTCCAACATAGTGCGGTGGAACTCATCTGATAGGAAAAACCTTGACTGCTCGGCAAAAGCTCTCGCATCAATCGGATGGGCTTTTTGCAAAAAAGCAAGATGATTTTCGATCGCAGAAACAACTGTTTCATCATCGATACTTTTGTTGTTTTTCAACGCCTCTGCCATAGATGTCATGAAAGCAGTCGCTTCGGCAGCTTTTTCATTCATGGAAGCTACGTCCAGATTCTCTGTATCCAATTGAAAATCGTAGGCTTTCTGCAAATGCTCATTTTGTTGAGAGAATGCCTGCTGCCATTCTTCTTCGTTTAATCCATCAAACATTTGCTCAGTGGACATATTTCCTCTCTTCCTTTCGTGTCGGATCGTTTCTTCTAAAGTAAGCAAGATGCGCTCCATTCGAAGCTGGCGTGCCTTTAACATCGTTTGTTGCTCAGATAAACAACGAAGTCTGTCTGGTTCGTGATCAAGAGCAGCTTTAATCCTGTCCAACGAAAAATCCAGCTCACGATAAAACAAGATTTGTTGTAACCGCTTGAGTTCATTCTCACCATAATATCTGTATCCATTTTCTGTAACGATTTCGGGCATCAGCAAGCCAATCTTTTGATAATGGTACAGTGTCTTGATTGTGGTACCAGACAGTTTGGCTACCTCGTTAACGGTATACAACATGGCGATTCACCTCCTGAAATTGAGTTTGCAGTCTGACCTTAGGTTGGAGTCAAGCGAAAAAAAGTAAGTAGAGGGGAAAATGGTTGAGCTCAGCAAAAAGCCGCCGTTTTATCGGCGGCCGCAGGCTGTCGAGAAAGTCGACAGCCATTTTTATTTTACTTAATTTTAAGGCGACACCGCGTTAATTTGTTATAATTCTTATAATTACATTTTATAGTAGGTGATAATTGTGCTTACCTCGAATGATAAAAATCCGCAAATGCATTACGAATTTGTGTGCCTTGATGAATTGGTCCCAGAGGACCATTTATTAAGGGTCATCCAGAAACATATAGATTTCTCCTTCATCCGAGAAAAAGTACGTCAATATTATTGCGAGGATAACGGTAGACCTTCGATTGATCCTATTGTTTTATTTAAAATGATTTTCATTGGATACCTTTACGGTATCCGCTCAGAGAGGCAGCTCGAAAAAGAAATCCAGACTAACATCGCCTATCGTTGGTTTCTTGGCCTTTCTTTAACAGATCGAGTTCCAGATCACACAACAATCAGTTGGAATCGTCGAACCCGTTTTAAAAATACAAATGTTTTTCAGGAGATTTTTGATGAAATTGTGCGCTTGGCGATTCAGCATCGAATGGTCGCTGGACGTGTATTGATAAGTGATTCCACGCATCTTAAAGCAAATGCGAATAAACGAAAATTTAAGAAGCATGTCATCGAGAAATCGAGTCGTGCCTATCTCAAAGATTTAGAGGTAGCAATTAATGAAGACCGTGAGGTACATGGAAAAAAGGATTGAAGCCTAGAGAGGGTGTGAAGGAAGAAAAGGAAATCAAGGTGAGTACCACTGATCCGGAAAGTGGCTACATGGTTCGAGACAGCAAGCCCGAAGGCTTTTTCTATCTCGATCACCGGACTGTCGATCATAAGTACAATATTATTACCGATGTCCATGTCACTGCTGGCAATGTCCATGATTCCGTTCCTTACATAGATAGGCTGAATCTCCAAATCGAGAAGTTTGGGTTTAAGGATACAATTGAAGCTATTGCATTAGATGCTGGTTATTTAACTACTCCAATCTGCAAGGCACTTCACGATATAAATGTATTTGCTGTCATCGGTCATCGTGCCTTTACACCTGTTAAAGGTCTTTTTGCTAAATGGCGCTTTAAATATGATCTGGAGTGCGATGTGTACACATGTCCTCAAAAACATACGCTTACTTATTCGACTACCGATCGAAACGGATACAGGATGTATAAGTCCAATAAAGAAATATGTAAAACTTGTCCAAGGCTTTCTGAGTGTACCCGATCTAAAAATCACCAAAAGGTGATAAGTAGGCACGTTTGGGAAGAGAGTAAGGAATGGGTTCGACAGAACCGTTTAAGTAAATCGGGGAAATATTTATATAGATTAAGATACCAAACCATAGAGCGAAGCTTTGCAGATGCTAAAGAACTGCATGGGCTTCGCTATTGTAGGTTACGCGGACGTGAAAATGTCCAAGAGCAGGTATTGATGACAGCAACAGTACAAAACATTAAAAGGATAGCACTACACCTAGCGAAAGCAAGTTAGGTGAAGGCTATCCTTTTTTCAGCACTTCGTGCTGGAACAATACCAAAAAGAAATCCCCAAAAGGGGGTTTCTCTTCAGTCTGAAGCCGCCGTTTTATCGGCGGCCGTTTCATTTATTTGAGTGATTCAGCAAGAATTTGCGCGATCTGCTCGCTGTCCTGTTCCCTGTACACACTATCATGATAATGCGGATGGTGAATGCTTACCCAGCCGTGCTCGATAGCCTTTTTGTAGTAATGCTTTGCCCGGTCCTCTTCACCATTCAGATAGAATAAGCAAGCAGCATTCCAATACAAGGCTGCATCGCCATCCCAATCCCAGCCTTGATCAAGTGCTTGGGCATAACTCCATGCTGCGCGGGCGTAGTCTTTTTCCACGCCATATTTCAGATCACCACGCATATAGTGGTTGCCGTTGACAAGGAAATTGTTTAACGGAAGGTTCCATCCGAACAGAACTGGGAAATCTGCGAGCAGCTCGAAACCGACAGACAAGGCTGTTCGCTGTGAACCTATATTATTTGACCAGCATTGCCATCCCACTCTTTTGATTCCGCGTTGTTTGGCGAGTGAGAGAGCACCGCATGCTGTCTTTCGAGCCCATCCGTTACCCTGATAGTCTTCATCAGTTTCTATACCCAATTCACATTCGTCTTCTACTACCCAATCCGTCATGCACCAGCTAATAATGGTCGGCCCCTCATCGGTATCTTGAATCGCGGCACAACCGAATCCTTTGTTTTCATAGGCTTCTATGGATGACCAGTTCTCTGTTATTTCATCGAGAACATCCTCGAGACCAACCAATTCCTTCCGCTTTAAAAAGGTGCTGTCTATCGGGACAATATGATCGTCAGCAGGAGGGTACAGATCCTGTAGATGGTGAGTAAAGATCATTCGTCCGCTTCTCATGGGAAATATATCTTTCATCACGATATCGAGAATGTCATCCCACTTCTCATCCGTAGGATAAAACAGGACGTAGTCAAGCTGTTCATCAGCAGCAAGCTGCGGTAAAATCTCCTCTTTGAGCAATGCATTCACTTCTTCAAAGAAGAGGGGATTATCAATACTGCCTCCTAGAAAAATACCTTGGGGGCTTGTCAACAAGGCTGATCTCGCGTCATTTGACAGGAATACTCTACCAGGAATAACACCTGTAATGACCCCTTTAATGGATACATGATGCTTCAACGCTTCGAATAGATTGGTCGCGCTATGGAAGCAATCGTTTGTGAGTTCTGTTCCTTGAACCATTTTTTGAGCAAACATTCGTTCATTTCCTCCCATAGCATATGAGAGAAGATAAAGTTATCGTTTGAAACCTCTCATATGCTTTTCCATTTGTTTTAGCGAATCCAAAACATCATCACTCCTTTACCTGTAGTAGGGCGCGAATCTCTGGGGTGTTTGGTCCTGATGCCCCCCTTGTTCATTATGGATGATTAACCAAATATTGCAAGGGGGGATTTACTCTTTTTGAAATATTTACATGAAAATATAATCGTACTGCTGCCGTAGAATCTTCAAGGCTTTCGTAGCAGAATGATTTACATAACCTAATTATGGTAAACTTATTATCAAGCACACGAAAAAGACTTTTCAAACAAAAAAGGCAGCGATAGCCCAGGACTTTTTCCCGTCCAAAGCTACTCCTGCCTTTTTCGATTCAGCCTTCCTGGCGCAAATGACAAGCGAGCTGTAATTTCAGCAAGTCTTCCGGATTTCGTAAATCGATATGAAGAAGCTCCTCAACTTTGCGCAATC
The window above is part of the Brevibacillus antibioticus genome. Proteins encoded here:
- a CDS encoding MFS transporter produces the protein MSRFEKRNRFIILAMALGLLMSSLDNTITSAAISPIIKDIGGFESMSWVFTSYVLAATSTMLIFGKMSDLFGRKLFYLLGITIFLIGSALCGVAQSIEQLIVFRALQGIGSGALFPITFTILFTLSSDPKYSARISGVFAGIFGLSSIAGPQVGTLLSDYLGWRWCFYVNVPIGLLSLFTLLFSLKESRSHTKPKIDYLGTVTLIVACIAVMLALEWGGKVYEWSSWPIISLFALSVIVGFTFIMVERHAEEPILPFQIFQNRMVVATCIACLSQGAIMFAVITYLPIFAVAVLGYPNSNSVLTPLMLSLTGGAVVFGMLQTRFPFRSLMAFSMLACVVSSILLMYVSTGISFFFLTLLMILLGFAAIGPLMSVAQNAIVHSVDKQYIGISSSIVGFCRNMGGVLGASIMAAVVNQNYASIVSTGASLHGISLEKVADLLNPEVLMREPLKIEPNVYSFLSDSLGNAINHGYIVGLIFGVIGFFTVLYAGPGKLERHQKSVES
- a CDS encoding MerR family transcriptional regulator encodes the protein MLYTVNEVAKLSGTTIKTLYHYQKIGLLMPEIVTENGYRYYGENELKRLQQILFYRELDFSLDRIKAALDHEPDRLRCLSEQQTMLKARQLRMERILLTLEETIRHERKRGNMSTEQMFDGLNEEEWQQAFSQQNEHLQKAYDFQLDTENLDVASMNEKAAEATAFMTSMAEALKNNKSIDDETVVSAIENHLAFLQKAHPIDARAFAEQSRFFLSDEFHRTMLEEQQTGLSYYICMAAENYATK
- a CDS encoding IS1182 family transposase (programmed frameshift); the protein is MHYEFVCLDELVPEDHLLRVIQKHIDFSFIREKVRQYYCEDNGRPSIDPIVLFKMIFIGYLYGIRSERQLEKEIQTNIAYRWFLGLSLTDRVPDHTTISWNRRTRFKNTNVFQEIFDEIVRLAIQHRMVAGRVLISDSTHLKANANKRKFKKHVIEKSSRAYLKDLEVAINEDREVHGKKGLKPREGVKEEKEIKVSTTDPESGYMVRDSKPEGFFYLDHRTVDHKYNIITDVHVTAGNVHDSVPYIDRLNLQIEKFGFKDTIEAIALDAGYLTTPICKALHDINVFAVIGHRAFTPVKGLFAKWRFKYDLECDVYTCPQKHTLTYSTTDRNGYRMYKSNKEICKTCPRLSECTRSKNHQKVISRHVWEESKEWVRQNRLSKSGKYLYRLRYQTIERSFADAKELHGLRYCRLRGRENVQEQVLMTATVQNIKRIALHLAKAS
- a CDS encoding GNAT family N-acetyltransferase, with product MFAQKMVQGTELTNDCFHSATNLFEALKHHVSIKGVITGVIPGRVFLSNDARSALLTSPQGIFLGGSIDNPLFFEEVNALLKEEILPQLAADEQLDYVLFYPTDEKWDDILDIVMKDIFPMRSGRMIFTHHLQDLYPPADDHIVPIDSTFLKRKELVGLEDVLDEITENWSSIEAYENKGFGCAAIQDTDEGPTIISWCMTDWVVEDECELGIETDEDYQGNGWARKTACGALSLAKQRGIKRVGWQCWSNNIGSQRTALSVGFELLADFPVLFGWNLPLNNFLVNGNHYMRGDLKYGVEKDYARAAWSYAQALDQGWDWDGDAALYWNAACLFYLNGEEDRAKHYYKKAIEHGWVSIHHPHYHDSVYREQDSEQIAQILAESLK